A window of the Lactuca sativa cultivar Salinas chromosome 5, Lsat_Salinas_v11, whole genome shotgun sequence genome harbors these coding sequences:
- the LOC111899502 gene encoding vacuolar iron transporter homolog 4 — MDGNNDVCIPVSENKSEQVHGQVSIEKEFDYSQRGQWLRAAVLGATDGLVSVSSLMMGVGAVKQDARAMFLTGFAGLVAGACSMAIGEFVSVYSQRDVEVAKMKRDKKISGNEEESEKEALPNPIQAAAASALAFMLGAIMPLLAAAFIVDHKVRLGVVVATVSLGLVVFGWIGAVLGGSPVVKSCFRILVGGWMAMAITFGLTMGIGSTVM, encoded by the coding sequence ATGGATGGAAATAATGATGTATGCATTCCGGTTTCTGAGAACAAATCTGAACAAGTGCATGGCCAAGTGTCTATAGAAAAAGAATTTGACTACTCACAAAGAGGACAGTGGCTGCGTGCTGCTGTTCTGGGAGCCACTGATGGTCTAGTCTCTGTCTCATCTCTGATGATGGGTGTTGGAGCTGTCAAACAAGATGCGAGAGCCATGTTTCTTACAGGCTTTGCTGGCTTAGTTGCAGGTGCATGCAGTATGGCAATAGGTGAGTTTGTTTCAGTCTACTCCCAACGAGATGTAGAGGTGGCTAAGATGAAGAGAGATAAGAAAATATCAGGAAACGAGGAGGAAAGTGAGAAGGAAGCACTCCCGAATCCCATTCAGGCAGCTGCAGCATCGGCCCTTGCATTCATGTTGGGGGCCATCATGCCCTTATTGGCTGCTGCTTTTATAGTGGATCATAAGGTTAGGCTGGGGGTGGTGGTAGCCACAGTGAGCTTGGGGCTTGTGGTTTTTGGGTGGATTGGGGCTGTTCTTGGGGGGAGTCCGGTGGTAAAGTCTTGTTTTAGGATTCTGGTTGGAGGGTGGATGGCTATGGCTATTACTTTTGGACTGACCATGGGGATAGGATCTACTGTCATGTAG